ataataataataataataataataataataataataataataataactttagcatcattattattctttaacaACAAGAGCTAACAATGTCTTAgggtaaagttcttttgcttgagggcacactattctatcttatttctcgtcctgtTTCtagttttaggtttttatagttcacaaatgaaagatttattttaattgatgttgttactgttcttgagataggttattttaatttttcattacttctcttgtaggttatttattttccaactaggggtgtagcttagcttataataataataataataataataataataataataataataataataataataataataataataataataataataataataataatgataataatgcaaacGGAAGAAGAAGCGTATCAACCAGACCTGGAGTTTCTGGAACCGTGAAAATTTTGTTCTGTTTACGAAGGACATTGGGAGACTTGTCCAGGGGATTCCAGTCCGAAGTAAGATCAGGCTGAAAGATCAAAGATCAATCCAGGATGAATGTCTGAACTTGGCAACTGTTTACGAAGCATCGAGTCAGCTTTTCAAATAATCATGGATTCATTCTGTCCATATacttttgtttttctcttattaaaaggaagattttttttatgttatcttgTGTTGTCTTTTGCTTGTTGTCTTTTGATTGTTGTTTTTTGCTGGTTGtctttttcttgttgtcttttgcttGTTTTCTTTTTCGTGTTGCCCTTTGCTTGTTGtctttttcttgttgtcttttgcttGTTGTCTTTTGCTTGTTTTCTTTTTCGTGTTGCCCTTTGCTTGTTGTCTTTTTCTTGTTATCTTTTTCTTGTTGTCCTTTGCTTATTGTCCTTTGCTTGTTGTCTTTTTCTTGTTGTCCTTTGCTTGTTGtctttttcttgttgtctttttcttgttgccctttgcttgttgtctttttcttgttgtcttttgcttGTTGTCTTTTGCTTGTTTTCTTTTTCGTGTTGCCCTTTGCTTGTTGtctttttcttgttgtcttttgcttGTTGTCTTTTTCGTGTTGCCCTTTGCTTGTTGTCTTTTTCTTGTTATCTTTTTCTTGTTGTCCTTTGCTTATTGTCCTTTGCTTGTTGTCTTTTTCTTGTTGTCCTTTGCTTGTTGtctttttcttgttgtctttttcttgttgccctttgcttgttgtctttttcttgttgtcttttgcttGTTGTCTTTTGCTTGTTTTCTTTTTCGTGTTGCCCTTTGCTTGTTGtctttttcttgttgtcttttgcttgttgtcttttgcttgttttctttttcttgttgtccTTTGCTTATTGTCCTTTGCTTGTTGTCTTTTTCTTGTTGTCCTTTGCTTGTTGtctttttcttgttgtctttttcttgttgccctttgcttgttgtctttttcttgttgccctttgcttgttgtcttttgcttgttgtctttttcttgttgtctttttcttgttgtctttttcttgttgtcttttgcttGTTGTCTTTTGCTTGTTTTCTTTTTCGTGTTGCCCTTTGCTTGTTGtctttttcttgttgtcttttgcttGTTGTCTTTTGCTTGTTTTCTTTTTCGTGTTGTCTTTTTCTTGTTATCTTTTTCTTGTTGTCCTTTGCTTATTGTCCTTTGCTTGTTGTCTTTTTCTTGTTGTCCTTTGCTTGTTGtctttttcttgttgtctttttcttgttgccctttgcttgttgtctttttcttgttgtcttttgcttGTTGTCTTTTGCTTGTTTTCTTTTTCGTGTTGCCCTTTGCTTGTTGtctttttcttgttgtcttttgcttgttgtcttttgcttgttttctttttcttgttgtccTTTGCTTATTGTCCTTTGCTTGTTGTCTTTTTCTTGTTGTCCTTTGCTTGTTGtctttttcttgttgtctttttcgTGTTGCCCTTTGCTTGTTGTCTTTTTCTTGTTGCCCTTTGCTTGTTGTCTTTTGCTTGTTGtctttttcttgttgtctttttcttgttgccctttgcttgttgtctttttcttgttgtctttttcttgttgccctttgcttgttgtctttttcttgttgtcctttgcttgttgtctttttcttgttgtctttttctTGTTGCCCTTTGCTTGTTGTCTTTTTCTTGTTGCCCTTTGCTTGTTGCCCTTTGCTTGTTGTCTTTTTCTTGTTGTCCTTTGCTTGTTGTCTTTTTCTTGTTGCCCTTTTGCTTGTTGTCTATTTCTTGTTGTCTTTTTCTTGTTGCCCTTTGCTTGTTGTCTTTTTCTTGTTGCCCTTTGCTTGTTGTCTATTTCTTGTTGCCTTTTTCTGGTTGTCATTTGCTTGTTGtctttttcttgttgtctttttcttgttgccctttgcttgttgtctttttcttgttgccctttgcttgttgtctttttcttgttgtctttttctTGTCGCCCTTTGCTTGTTGTCTTTTTCTTGTTGCCCTTTGCTTGTTGTCTTTTCTTGTTGCCTTTTTCTGGTTGTCATTTGCTTGTTGTCTTGTTAGTATTGTGGTGGTCGATTGGTAACGTCCATGCCCGGTGATCaccagattagggttcgagtcccgctcaagcttgatagtttctttagtgtttgcaacttggctatccttgtgagctaaggagtgggaggagcctgtaagtctacctgctgagtcagcagcagccattgtctggctttccctgttcctagcttgaatagaaaagggggagggttgcttaggcgctgatcatatgtatatatggttagtatcAATGACATTGTTCTCCTAGCTAGGtcaatgtcattgtcctttgcatcttccattcatgagtggcctttaaacctttaatactgtATTATTTTTACTTAACAAAAGGTAGATATTTCTTTTTCAGTTACCTTGAACGTTTTCTTGGTTATGTTGTCTTTATCGCTCTTCgatattattttcttaaatcaaGACAAATAATTCAAATACAGTTTACCTCAACCAAGGTAAGTCTTATAGTTTCCATTATGTTGGGAAAGAATTGCTTTAGTAAATTACCTTCTGTAGGCAAAAGCTCCACAAATCATTTCACGTAATTTCTCCCACGAGAATAGAACATCACTCACTGATTTCATCCCATAGACCTGACATTTATGACTAAGATATGACTTATGTATTCTATGGGCACTTTCATATCCTTTCGCATCTTAGTTTTACTTTATGGGACTCCACATTATGACTCTACTTCTTGTCTATGTCAAataatatctatagtcaatttcttttagcgaggcatatttgcaccgactcgcagcggtgcccttttagctcggagaagtttcctggtcgctgattggttggaaaagataattctaaccaatcagatagcaggaaacttttccgagctaaaagggcaccgctgcgagtcggtgcaaatctgcctcgctaacagaaatggactatagttttatgACTGTATTTTTATGTTTCCTCTTTTTACGTTTTGGCTTTCTTATTTGATTTTTCTAATATTCATTCTTAATTAATTAATGTAATTCATTTCATTCTCGCCGTTGTCACTTTGAAGCCAGTGTTTACTGATGGTGTTCAATTTcgaattcttcttcattcatctatCAGCATTGAACAGTATTTTATCATTTAATAGTTAAGTCAGGTTAAGTTTCTCTAAagaattggctatatatatatatatatatatatatatatatatatatatatatatatatatatatatatgtgtgtgtgtgtgtgtgtgtgtgtgtgtgtgtgtgtgtgtgtgtgtgtgtatgtaaatatataagtatttattctgATAATATATCAAAGTTATCTCCTTCCTCTATCGACCATTTGTGTTCAAATGACCAAGTttttaaaccaatatatatatatatatatatatatatatatatatatatatatatatatatatatatatatatatatgtatatatgtgtatatatgtgtgtgtgtgtatatgtgtgtatgaaaatatataaatatttattttgataatatatcaaAGTTATCTCCTTCCTCTATCGACCATTTGTGTTCAAATGACCAAGTttttaaaccaattttttttttttttttgctgttgagaGAATTGCTAAATATGTCTCTGCCAGATCAAGAGTCTCCCTCGGCTGGGAATTTTATCTTTTCCACGAAGAAACCTTCCATTGTCCTTGTCTTCTCTGattgtcacattattattattattattattattattattattattattattattattattattattattatcaaaactactaGCTatgctttaaccctagttggaaaagcaggatgctataagcccaagagctccaacagggaaaaacaggccagtgaggaaaggaaacaagttaataaatactatacaagagaagtagtgaacaataaaaataaaatatttaaaaaaacagtataaatatttatatagatttttcatatatgaaccacatatacttttaaaagaaaagctagaagagaaataagacataacagtgtgcccgagtataccgtcAAGCAAGCGAGCTCTACCTCAAGGCAGttgaagaggctatggcactatccagaacTAGAAAACCTTGGTTTGATTTTgggttgtccttctcctagaagagctatttattataattaaagagtctcttctaccataaccAATTGGAAAGTACCCAATGAacaaactacagtgcagtagttaatctcttgaaaGAAGAAGATTTGGTCACCACATTCCTCTTGCTAGGTGTTGTTCTAAAAATGTTTTGTTTACAGTTGAACTGAAGAGATTTCTTCTTCTCTTACCCAGGACATTCTTAACACATAAAAAACACTCTTCCTATAATTTTTAGCTTCTGTCAGTCTCGAGTTACATAGCGGcaatcattaaaggtttaaaggtcgctcatgaatggcagaggcaaggggcagtgacattgccctagcaatcaggacaatgccctagagactgaccatatattatatgatcagcgcctaagcctcctctctacctaagataggaccagggagggccaggcagtggctgctgatgactcagcagataaacctataagctcccccaaaccccccaaccttacctcacaaggatggtaaggttgcagacactaatggcactaacgagtatgtgcgggactcgaacccccgaccggcaaacagcaggcagagacgttaccaatcaggccacagcaacccattaGATCACcactatcatgattttttttttaaagcagattGTACCGCACATGATTCATACACGTTTGTACGCAGTAATGGATTTGTTTCTATCTTATCACTCATTCTTCCCTGCACTGTcaataaaccaacctgtgtaagcatactagctcatgttttattacgtttgaatttttgtgacgtttttaCTCGCAAGTCGTTGTATATAAACTCGACGGTTGTTTAAtcaagttcagttgcattcacgattCAAGATTCAGTAGCACAACTGAATTTCGAAAATTAGATTTAATCAGATTAAGCGTTTTCTTTCTAGATGAAATTTCCTATCCAATGAGAGACACCAAATGTTCTCTTCCTTACAACGGCTCttgtagaatcgtttaagtatcgAAAGCTGCTACGATAAATCTGTTTGATATAAGATTAAATATAATAGTTCAGGTTTGTTATTTTCTCTTAAGCTATTAACTTGAATGGCGTTTCATACAGAGCgtcattttatttacaaattaatcaTTAGCACCGATTTCCATGAATTAATTTCCGGTATTCTAATTCT
The sequence above is drawn from the Palaemon carinicauda isolate YSFRI2023 chromosome 40, ASM3689809v2, whole genome shotgun sequence genome and encodes:
- the LOC137631945 gene encoding axoneme-associated protein mst101(2)-like, which produces MTTRKRQQEKTTSKGQQEKDNKQRATRKRQQEKDNKQRATRKRQQAKGNKKKTTRKRQQANDNQKKDNKKKTTSKGQQAKGNKKKTTSKGQQEKDNKKKTTSKGQQEKDNKQRATRKRQQEKDNKQRATRKRQQEKDNKQKTTSKGQQEKDNKQRATRKRQQEKDNKQRTTRKRQQAKDNKQRTTRKRKQAKDNKQKTTRKRQQAKGNTKKKTSKRQQAKDNKKKTTSKGQQEKDNKKKTTSKGQQEKDNKQRTISKGQQEKDNKKKTTRKRKQAKDNKQKTTRKRQQAKGNTKKKTSKRQQAKDNKKKTTRKRQQEKDNKQKTTSKGQQEKDNKQRATRKRQQEKDNKQRTTRKRQQAKDNKQRTTRKRKQAKDNKQKTTRKRQQAKGNTKKKTSKRQQAKDNKKKTTSKGQQEKDNKKKTTSKGQQEKDNKQRTISKGQQEKDNKKKTTSKGQHEKDNKQKTTRKRQQAKGNTKKKTSKRQQAKDNKKKTTSKGQQEKDNKKKTTSKGQQEKDNKQRTISKGQQEKDNKKKTTSKGQHEKENKQKTTSKRQQEKDNKQRATRKRKQAKDNKKKTTSKKQQSKDNKQKTTQDNIKKIFLLIREKQKYMDRMNP